The genomic segment AGACCGCGGACGACGGACGGCTTTCAGAAGACCGCGGACGACGGACGGCTTTCAGAAGACCGCGGACGACGGACGGCAGACCGCAGTCAGCGACACGGAGATACGGCGAAAGAGGGACACGGCGACGCGGCGGCCAGAAGACGGCGGACCGCAGTCAGCGACACGGCGACGCGGCGGCCAGAAAACGGGAGTTACCCCGGTATGGACGATGAAAAGAGGACGCTTTCTGTGCTTGACGTGATTGGGGCCTACTCAGCGGCTCTGGCGGCAGGAGAGCCAGAGAGGATGGCGGCTTTGTTTGCCGACGATTATGAGCTGGATCTGGTCTATCGGGACGCGTTTGCCAGCGATGCCCTGTCGGGCGAGCAACCGGAGGCATTCTGGGCCTCCTGGTTCGCCAGCTTTCCCGAGATGGACTACCACGTGATCCGGACGGTGGCAGCCGAAAAGATTGTTTTCACCCAGTGGGAATTCACCGGGGTTAACTCCGGTCCCCTGGCACCGCCGATCTTTGACCGCGAGATCGAACCCACCGGCAGAACGGTCCGGTTTCGAGGGGTCTCGGTCTATGAGATCGAGGATGGCCTGATTCGCCAGGAAACGACCTACATCGATCTGGGCACCCTGTTGGTCGAACTGGACATCATGCTATGAAACCATCCCGAGATTCCATCCTGGGCGAGGTAATCCTCGCCGATCAGGTGATCTCAGAGGGGATGAGTGCAACCCGCCGGCGAAACACCATCTTTCTGCTGGCAGGCAGCGTTGCCTTGATGATGACCGGTTTCGGTATCATCATGCCTGTCTTTGCCCGGCGCCTGGGCGAACTTGGCGCGGGGGTAGAGGCCCTGGGTTTGATGACCATGTCCTTCGCCCTGGCCCAGCTGGTGGCAGCTCCTTTCATGGGCGCCCTGGCTGACAGAATCGGCCGCCGGCCCCTCATTCTGCTTTCACTGGCGACCTTTGCCCTTGCCAACGTCGGGTTTTTACTGGCGGACAGCATTCAGATGTTTGTCGCCATTCGGGCGGCCGAGGGCGCCCTTTCCGCCGGGCTTTTTCCTGCCGCCATGGGATTCGTGGCGGATGTATCGCCGAAACGGGATCGGGCCCGGTGGGTTGGCGTCATCATGGGCAGTTATGCGGCGGGCTTCTTCCTGGGACCCATCGTCGGCGGACTACTCTACGACAGCCTGGGATTCGCGGCACCTTTTCTCGCATCCGCGATCATGGCTACCCTGGCCTTCATCGTGGCGTTCATGATCGTTCCCGAAACCAGGACCGCTGAGGTGCGCAAACGGGAGCAGTTGCAGAAACGCCGATTCCAGGAACGACATCCCGGCAAAAAGGAGTCCTTGCTGGAATCTCTGCCCCGTCCGTTGCGGGTTTTTGCTGCCTTGCTGGCGATCGACTTCGTGATGATCTTTGCCTTTGCGTTTGTTGAGCCTGAGATGATCTTCTACGTCTACGATGACCTGGGCTGGACCACCGTGCAGTTCGGGGTCGTGGTCGCTGTCTATGGGTTGACAACTGTTCTGGGCCAGGGATTCCTTGGCCGGCTGAGCGATCAGTATGGCCGGAGGCCAATGATTGTTTTCGGCACGCTGCTCAATGCAGGGTTTTATGCCGGTCTGGCCCTGGTTACCTCTTTTCCCATATTTTTGCTGGTGGCCGTCATCGCCGGTCTCGGCGAGTCACTGGTGATGCCTGCCTTGAGTGCTTTCATTCTTGACATCACCAACGACCGGCACCGTTCACGGGTCATGGGGATCAAGGAATCGGCGGCCGCCTTGGGAGGTGTTGCGGGTCCCCTGCTGGTGGTTGCTATCAGTGATTACAGCACGCCAACCCAGGTGTTCACCGTGGCGTTTGTCCTGATGTTGGTGACAGCCGCTATCGCCCTGATCTTCCTGCGCGTTCCGCAAAAACGGGCTGTCAGGGTTGACGATGGAGCGCTTGAGTATGCGACCCAACGGGCTATGACGGCCCAGGCGGTTCTACATGGAATCGTCACCGCCGCCCAGGTTGAGCGGGCAAAACGTTATCCGACCGGCTCCTGGCCGTGAGGCGGCCAGTCGGGCTGAGGTCGGATCGAAGGAAAAAAACATGCAATACGGCATCCATAGTTACATCTTCACCGACCGCTGGACAGACGAGCGCTTAGGCATCCTCGATATAACCCGAGACCTGGGCGTGGAGGTTTTCGAGATCGCCGTGGGCGACGACGTCCAGTTTACCCCGGAGCTTACGCGCCAGCGTGCCAGGGCATTGGGAATGACCCTGACGATCAGTCCGGGTGGCGAATGGCCCCTTGAGTACGATATTTCGTCGGATGATCCAGCAGCCCGGGAATCGGGACTGGCCTGGCATGAAAACAATATCGACCTGGCGGCGGCATTGGGGGCGGTGGCCTACACGGGCGCGCTCTACGGGCACCCCGGCGTGGTCCAGCGGCGGGTGCCGCCGCCTGACGAAAGTCAGCGTGTTGCCGTCGGGCTCCATCGCCTGGCGGATTATGGTGAACAGCGGGGCGTGGCGATCGTCATCGAACCGATGAGCCATTTCAGAACCCATCTGGTCAATACGCCGGCCCAGGCCATGCAACTTATGCAGATGGCTGAGCACGACAATCTGAGCCTATTGCTCGATACCTACCACCTGGTGACCGAGATTCGGGATTACCGGCAGGCCATCCTTACCGTGCAGGACCGGTTATGGGGCGTGCATGCCTGCGAAAACGACCGGGGGGTGCCTGGCGGGGGCCTGGTGCCATGGCAAAGCATCTTCGGGGCGTTGACCGAAATCGGCTTTGACGGGATCATCCTGCTGGAGACCTACAATTCGGCCATTGGCGATTTTGCCTTCCAGCGGGGCATGTTTCACGACGTCTGTCCCGATCCGGTGGCCTATGTGGAGGAAGGGTTAGCCTTCCTGCGCGCGTCATCGATGCCACCGAATTGACCTGATGCTACCTGTCTATCGCAGGTCTAAAACTGCGCGAATCATTGCAAAGTAGTTCTCGTCAGGCACATAGTCGGCAACCGAGTTGCCGGTCCCTAAGGCGTATCCTCCCCGATCGGCGGTTTGAGTTAGTAAAGCCTTAGATCGTGCGTAGACTTCTCCTGGGGTAGACCGGCAGATGAAATCCAGATCGATGCCACCCAAGATAGCGAAACAATCGTGATATCGATCATAAGCTTCCTCAACTGACAAGATGGTATCTTCGTAGGAGTGCCGGGCATCAATGCCGATCTCAACCATATCATCTATGATGCGTTCGAAATGCCCGCAAGAGTGCAAAATCATTGGCTTACCGGCAGCATGCACAACTTCCGCAATCCGCCGGTGCCAGGGGAATACAAATTCCCGCATTTGTGTTGGCGAGAACATCGTCTGGGTTTTGAAACCCCAATCGTCATTATCGATGCAAGCCCCTACCGCTGGGTGAGCGGCGACCCGGTCATAAAATTGCACCAACCGAGAGCCAACATTCTGAAAAACTTCTCTCACCAATTCGGGGTCATCGGCCAACCAATAACACAGCCGTTCATATCCCACAATCTCGATGGCGTTTTCCAGTACGCCGCTGGGACCATCGCAAATGATCTTCATCCCGGCGGGTAGTGCTGCGCCCAACACGTTCAGAATGTCATAATCCGCTACTTCGGGATCAGGCCAAGGATAAGCTGCAAAGGATTCCCAGTCATGGATCAATCCGCCGGCATTGATGGAAACCGTCTGTTTTTCATAGACTCTCTCTGACGGAAATTTGAAACCGGGGACCAGGATCGTAACGTAATCATATCCGAGCCGATGGAAGGCAGTCATGACTTGTCGCTGCGCTGCGTAAGAGACATCTGCTTCGAATTCAGAGAGGGGGGCCAACCGCTGATATAGTCTATCATTGAGGAAAAACTCAAACAGGGTGGGACGCACTGGAACTTCGCGGCGTAACACCGTCAACAGATTATTGAAGTCCGGACTGGCAGGATGATCGGGGATTTGATTCCAATCAATCATCTATTCATCTCCTTGGTCGCAGGTTAGATTCATCAATAACTATCAGCTCCAAGCTTTTTGGGTCTTTGGAATTCCGCGTGATCAAGAAAAGAACCTTGTCATGAATTGCACGATTTAACACGAAAAAAACATTAGTGAAAACTCGAGTAATTCGTGGCAAAAATTTGAGACTTTGCTAAACTGATCACGCGAACTACCAGAGAGCCAGCTTTTTCAAGATACATAGTCAGGGTTGACTTCAGGAATTTTGGCGGCTACGGCTTCTCTCCAGGAGGCGAGCATAGCCTGAAGCTTTGCTGTCCGTTCAGGTTCTGCCCCGGCGAGATTATGTTCTTCGCCGATATCCTCCCTGAGGTTATAAAGTTCTACCTTCCCATCTTCAAAGAACTCGATCAACCTATAATCTCCAGATCGGATTGACGAGCCGGGGGTGCCTCCTTGATTGCCATAATGAGGATAATGCCAGAAGATGGCGTCGCGCTCCAGATTCAGCGAGGTGATCATTTGACTGGTGGATAACGTCCGACCTCGCTGCCGTCGGATGCCCTGTAGAGGATCACCAGCGGAGTCAGGTTGTCGAGGGAGGTGTTGGGGTCCAGGGCGAAATCATAGCTGTCGATGATGGTCTCTCCCGCACGCCAGGCGGTGGTGGGATAGGCCCAGTGGACCGGGATGGCATCCTGCGATTGCACGACGGCACCGTCAGGGTCCATCAGCCGCACCGATACCTTGAGTTCCTCGCCAATGGGGGTGTTTACCTGCCAGGCCAGCTGAACCCGCCGCCAGTCGGTGTTCCTGGCAGGCAGCGGACTGAACTCGAAGCCGACCAGGCTTAGCGAGTCGCCAAAGGAGGCATCCACGGGCGGCAGGGTAGTTGAGACCAGTTCTTCGACGGCTCGCACCCGAATCAGTGGACCGGCCGCTGACAGGGAGTGGTC from the Chloroflexota bacterium genome contains:
- a CDS encoding uroporphyrinogen decarboxylase family protein, translated to MIDWNQIPDHPASPDFNNLLTVLRREVPVRPTLFEFFLNDRLYQRLAPLSEFEADVSYAAQRQVMTAFHRLGYDYVTILVPGFKFPSERVYEKQTVSINAGGLIHDWESFAAYPWPDPEVADYDILNVLGAALPAGMKIICDGPSGVLENAIEIVGYERLCYWLADDPELVREVFQNVGSRLVQFYDRVAAHPAVGACIDNDDWGFKTQTMFSPTQMREFVFPWHRRIAEVVHAAGKPMILHSCGHFERIIDDMVEIGIDARHSYEDTILSVEEAYDRYHDCFAILGGIDLDFICRSTPGEVYARSKALLTQTADRGGYALGTGNSVADYVPDENYFAMIRAVLDLR
- a CDS encoding nuclear transport factor 2 family protein, whose product is MDDEKRTLSVLDVIGAYSAALAAGEPERMAALFADDYELDLVYRDAFASDALSGEQPEAFWASWFASFPEMDYHVIRTVAAEKIVFTQWEFTGVNSGPLAPPIFDREIEPTGRTVRFRGVSVYEIEDGLIRQETTYIDLGTLLVELDIML
- a CDS encoding DUF4976 domain-containing protein, with translation MITSLNLERDAIFWHYPHYGNQGGTPGSSIRSGDYRLIEFFEDGKVELYNLREDIGEEHNLAGAEPERTAKLQAMLASWREAVAAKIPEVNPDYVS
- a CDS encoding sugar phosphate isomerase/epimerase family protein — protein: MQYGIHSYIFTDRWTDERLGILDITRDLGVEVFEIAVGDDVQFTPELTRQRARALGMTLTISPGGEWPLEYDISSDDPAARESGLAWHENNIDLAAALGAVAYTGALYGHPGVVQRRVPPPDESQRVAVGLHRLADYGEQRGVAIVIEPMSHFRTHLVNTPAQAMQLMQMAEHDNLSLLLDTYHLVTEIRDYRQAILTVQDRLWGVHACENDRGVPGGGLVPWQSIFGALTEIGFDGIILLETYNSAIGDFAFQRGMFHDVCPDPVAYVEEGLAFLRASSMPPN
- a CDS encoding MFS transporter codes for the protein MKPSRDSILGEVILADQVISEGMSATRRRNTIFLLAGSVALMMTGFGIIMPVFARRLGELGAGVEALGLMTMSFALAQLVAAPFMGALADRIGRRPLILLSLATFALANVGFLLADSIQMFVAIRAAEGALSAGLFPAAMGFVADVSPKRDRARWVGVIMGSYAAGFFLGPIVGGLLYDSLGFAAPFLASAIMATLAFIVAFMIVPETRTAEVRKREQLQKRRFQERHPGKKESLLESLPRPLRVFAALLAIDFVMIFAFAFVEPEMIFYVYDDLGWTTVQFGVVVAVYGLTTVLGQGFLGRLSDQYGRRPMIVFGTLLNAGFYAGLALVTSFPIFLLVAVIAGLGESLVMPALSAFILDITNDRHRSRVMGIKESAAALGGVAGPLLVVAISDYSTPTQVFTVAFVLMLVTAAIALIFLRVPQKRAVRVDDGALEYATQRAMTAQAVLHGIVTAAQVERAKRYPTGSWP